In Rubrivirga marina, the following are encoded in one genomic region:
- a CDS encoding CsgE family curli-type amyloid fiber assembly protein, which produces MRALLLLTVGLVVATPAGEAQGVPTDSARSVVPYGLATTYGELQAERRQLRRLPPDPAEAEQTGDPMLGIGQLVVDETVSRSGSYFYDVFYRLWSPPEDSRFMSVVLSEQPLPGQGTLVAIRLDGELVFQARLSPREEEAEQLARQAVVFVLRRLPRGEE; this is translated from the coding sequence ATGCGCGCGCTCCTCCTTCTGACCGTCGGCCTCGTCGTGGCGACGCCGGCCGGCGAAGCTCAGGGCGTGCCAACGGATTCGGCTCGGTCCGTCGTTCCCTACGGACTCGCCACGACGTACGGCGAGCTTCAGGCCGAGCGCCGTCAGCTCCGCCGCCTCCCGCCGGATCCCGCCGAGGCGGAGCAGACCGGCGACCCGATGCTCGGCATCGGCCAGCTCGTCGTGGACGAGACGGTCTCCCGGTCCGGGAGCTACTTCTACGACGTCTTCTACCGGCTTTGGAGCCCGCCCGAGGACTCCAGGTTCATGAGCGTCGTCCTCTCGGAGCAACCGCTGCCGGGCCAGGGGACGCTCGTCGCGATCCGTCTCGACGGCGAGCTCGTGTTCCAGGCCCGCCTCTCCCCCCGAGAGGAAGAAGCGGAGCAGTTGGCCCGCCAAGCCGTCGTGTTCGTGCTCCGCCGCCTGCCTCGAGGCGAGGAGTAG
- the ligA gene encoding NAD-dependent DNA ligase LigA codes for MDLVGPALDLLARLDDTALDALDRDAAAALADELRPVVRGLSRAYYTDGESLVGDTQYDRLYHALRAVEAAHPDLVTPDSPTHRVGGAPLDAFRKVEHPVPLLSLGNAFDVDDLRAWVDRVLKGLEGVLAEGERPTFVAELKIDGLALALTYRDGVLERAATRGNGRVGEDVTPNVRTVRAIPLRLAAGAPASVEVRGEAYMARSTFEALNERLVVAGEKTLANPRNGAVGSLRQLDPTVTASRGLAFYSYGIGPVEGDGVPERQSAVLDWLQSLGIPTGPERKTFDDVNALAAFCEEWAHHRDTLDYEIDGVVVKVDRLDYQEVLGFRATEPRWAIAFKFPAREATTRLLDIEHNVGRTGVIKPLAILEPVEVGGVTVSKATLHNADYITSRDIRVGDDVVVKRAGDVIPAVVGPVGAEPDRDRAVYEPPTVCPVCGKPVARPVGEVDIRHTEGGCPAQLKRAVEHFVARNAMDIDGIGSKGAALLVDVELIEDLPDLYELDRDDLLALEGFKEKKADKVLAGLETSKSRPLARLLFGLGIRHVGETVARELVAHHASLDELAAASGEDLEAIDGIGPIVAESVVEWFEDEANQATVARLRELGVNTLRQPGERVAVAADDSAPLAGKTVVLTGTFPTLTRPQAKALVEEAGGKVTGSVSKKTDLVVYGESAGSKLAKAEELGVARVDEDGLRAILDGAPIPGDEPPTDEIEPVENPVAADADVLAESTSAGAVGSAATGGFDMEVVRRDAEAGQGDLFGS; via the coding sequence ATGGACCTCGTCGGCCCCGCGCTCGACCTCCTCGCCCGCCTCGACGACACCGCGCTCGACGCCCTCGATCGAGACGCCGCCGCTGCGCTCGCGGACGAGCTCCGCCCGGTCGTCCGCGGCCTCAGCCGCGCGTACTACACCGATGGCGAGAGCCTCGTCGGCGACACGCAGTACGACCGGCTCTACCACGCGCTCCGCGCCGTCGAGGCGGCCCATCCCGACCTCGTCACGCCCGACTCGCCGACCCACCGCGTGGGGGGCGCGCCGCTCGACGCGTTCCGGAAGGTTGAGCACCCGGTCCCGCTCCTCTCGCTCGGCAACGCCTTCGACGTCGACGACCTCCGCGCGTGGGTCGACCGCGTCCTCAAGGGCCTCGAGGGCGTGCTGGCGGAGGGCGAGCGGCCGACGTTCGTGGCGGAGCTCAAGATCGACGGCCTCGCGCTCGCCCTCACGTACCGCGACGGCGTGTTGGAGCGCGCCGCCACGCGCGGCAACGGCCGCGTCGGAGAGGACGTGACGCCGAACGTGCGGACCGTTCGGGCGATTCCACTCCGGCTCGCCGCGGGGGCGCCCGCCTCGGTCGAGGTCCGGGGCGAGGCGTACATGGCGCGCTCGACGTTCGAGGCCCTCAACGAGCGGCTCGTCGTGGCCGGCGAGAAGACGCTCGCCAACCCGCGGAACGGCGCCGTCGGGAGCCTCCGTCAACTCGATCCGACGGTCACGGCCTCGCGCGGGCTCGCGTTCTATTCGTACGGCATCGGGCCGGTCGAGGGTGACGGAGTGCCCGAGCGGCAGTCGGCCGTGCTCGACTGGCTCCAGTCGCTCGGCATCCCCACGGGGCCAGAGCGGAAGACGTTCGATGACGTGAACGCGCTCGCGGCGTTCTGCGAGGAGTGGGCCCACCACCGCGACACGCTCGACTACGAGATCGACGGCGTCGTGGTCAAGGTCGACCGGCTCGACTATCAGGAGGTCCTGGGCTTTCGCGCGACGGAACCGCGTTGGGCGATCGCCTTCAAGTTTCCGGCCCGGGAGGCCACGACGCGGCTCCTCGACATCGAGCACAACGTGGGGCGGACGGGCGTCATCAAGCCGCTGGCCATCCTCGAGCCCGTCGAGGTGGGCGGGGTGACGGTCTCGAAGGCCACGCTCCACAACGCCGACTACATCACGTCGCGCGACATACGCGTGGGCGACGACGTCGTGGTGAAGCGGGCCGGCGACGTGATCCCGGCCGTCGTCGGGCCCGTCGGCGCCGAACCGGACCGGGACCGGGCGGTCTACGAGCCGCCGACGGTCTGCCCCGTGTGTGGGAAGCCCGTGGCGCGGCCTGTGGGCGAGGTCGACATCCGCCATACGGAGGGTGGCTGCCCCGCCCAGCTCAAGCGCGCCGTCGAGCACTTCGTCGCCCGCAACGCGATGGACATCGACGGGATCGGATCGAAGGGGGCCGCGCTCCTCGTCGACGTCGAACTGATCGAGGACCTGCCCGACCTCTATGAGCTCGACCGCGACGACTTGTTGGCGCTCGAGGGCTTCAAAGAAAAGAAGGCGGACAAGGTGCTGGCGGGGCTGGAGACGTCGAAGTCTCGTCCGCTCGCACGGCTCCTGTTCGGTCTGGGGATCCGGCACGTCGGGGAGACCGTCGCGCGGGAGCTCGTGGCGCACCACGCGAGTCTCGACGAACTGGCCGCCGCCTCCGGCGAGGATCTGGAGGCCATCGACGGCATCGGCCCGATCGTGGCGGAGAGCGTGGTCGAGTGGTTCGAGGACGAGGCCAACCAGGCGACGGTCGCGCGGCTCCGCGAACTGGGCGTCAACACGCTGCGCCAGCCGGGCGAGCGCGTGGCCGTCGCCGCCGACGATTCCGCGCCGCTGGCGGGCAAAACGGTGGTCCTCACGGGCACCTTCCCCACGCTCACGCGGCCTCAGGCCAAGGCGCTCGTCGAGGAGGCCGGCGGGAAGGTGACCGGCAGCGTGTCGAAAAAGACCGACCTAGTGGTCTACGGCGAGTCGGCCGGCTCCAAGCTGGCCAAGGCTGAGGAACTCGGCGTCGCCCGCGTCGATGAGGACGGCCTCCGGGCGATCCTCGACGGCGCTCCGATCCCAGGCGACGAGCCGCCTACGGACGAGATCGAGCCGGTCGAGAACCCGGTCGCCGCCGACGCCGACGTGCTGGCCGAGTCCACCTCGGCAGGGGCGGTGGGCTCCGCTGCGACAGGTGGGTTCGACATGGAGGTCGTCCGCCGCGACGCCGAGGCGG
- a CDS encoding curli production assembly/transport component CsgF, which produces MRRLIALPFALALFAAAPAGAQQLLYQPTNPAFGGFTTNYSWLVQSAQLQNRFEDEDAGIGRDPLADFETTLQRQILNQLSRELIADRFGDLDLSQPGTFSFGDFQVEVIPGLDGVSVRVFNLLTGEETIVTIPNSF; this is translated from the coding sequence ATGCGCCGCCTGATCGCCCTTCCGTTCGCCCTCGCGCTGTTCGCCGCCGCCCCGGCCGGGGCCCAGCAGCTCCTCTACCAGCCGACGAACCCGGCCTTTGGCGGCTTCACAACCAACTACAGCTGGCTCGTCCAATCCGCCCAGCTTCAGAACCGGTTCGAGGACGAGGACGCCGGAATCGGGCGCGACCCTCTGGCGGATTTCGAGACCACCCTCCAGCGGCAGATCCTCAACCAGCTCTCCCGCGAGCTCATCGCGGATCGGTTCGGCGACCTCGACCTGTCGCAACCCGGCACGTTCAGCTTCGGCGACTTCCAAGTCGAGGTCATCCCCGGCCTCGACGGGGTCTCCGTCCGCGTCTTCAACCTGTTGACCGGGGAAGAGACCATCGTCACGATCCCGAACAGCTTCTAG
- a CDS encoding helix-turn-helix domain-containing protein, whose translation MPSGSFEADLRATRDAKGLSLSDIQQQTRIPVDVLRRFEDGDLVGDPTYGEVYLKNLLQSYAKAVGLAPSAVVAAYGEQKSGSYRGSLHPDYEPGSEPPPQRSAGSSEADAPRPAPPASAPRREPSEPAPEDPASQDRGRAAGAAASPPAVQALRQAPSPESRPAPEPPKTLAQARVNRPAVPTARHSFDKNWTTILALFGIVVVALGLAFYFLIFAGDDDGEDAADTVAVSADADAEPVAIDSSGIGAGAAAGGPRLQFPIRAAVTAGGDGLQSFRVTVDNGDRRPYWIESGNSETYEADSSLVLWGEDPSQDFSEATVEFQGQRFTPQSGRPLRIDRQTGQRILDSLATASAAAPPTPAEGAAPPAEDPTAFE comes from the coding sequence GTGCCCTCCGGATCGTTCGAAGCCGACCTCCGCGCCACCCGCGATGCCAAGGGCCTCTCGCTGAGTGACATCCAACAGCAGACGCGGATCCCCGTCGACGTGCTCCGTCGGTTCGAGGACGGCGACCTCGTCGGCGACCCGACCTACGGGGAGGTCTACCTCAAGAACCTGCTCCAGTCGTATGCGAAGGCCGTCGGGCTGGCGCCGAGCGCGGTCGTCGCGGCCTACGGGGAGCAGAAGTCGGGGAGCTACCGAGGCAGCCTCCACCCGGACTACGAGCCCGGCTCCGAGCCGCCTCCACAGCGGTCCGCCGGATCGTCTGAGGCGGACGCCCCCCGGCCCGCCCCGCCCGCCTCGGCGCCTCGCCGCGAGCCCTCAGAACCGGCGCCGGAGGACCCAGCGTCCCAGGACCGCGGCCGCGCGGCCGGCGCGGCCGCGTCGCCCCCAGCCGTCCAGGCGCTCCGCCAGGCGCCCTCGCCCGAGAGCCGTCCCGCTCCGGAGCCCCCGAAGACGCTCGCGCAGGCCCGCGTCAACCGGCCGGCGGTCCCGACGGCCCGCCACTCGTTCGACAAGAACTGGACGACCATCCTGGCCCTCTTCGGCATCGTGGTGGTGGCCCTGGGTCTTGCGTTCTACTTCCTCATCTTTGCGGGAGACGACGACGGCGAGGACGCCGCCGATACGGTCGCGGTCAGCGCCGACGCGGACGCCGAGCCGGTCGCCATCGACTCGTCCGGCATCGGGGCGGGCGCCGCCGCGGGCGGGCCGCGCCTCCAGTTCCCGATCCGCGCCGCGGTCACGGCGGGCGGCGACGGGCTCCAGTCGTTCCGCGTGACCGTCGACAACGGTGACCGGCGGCCGTACTGGATCGAGTCTGGCAACTCGGAGACCTACGAGGCGGATTCCTCGCTCGTCCTCTGGGGCGAGGACCCGAGCCAGGACTTTTCCGAGGCGACCGTCGAGTTCCAGGGCCAGCGGTTCACGCCCCAGAGCGGGCGACCGCTCCGCATCGATCGGCAGACGGGCCAGCGGATCCTCGACTCCCTCGCGACGGCCAGTGCGGCAGCTCCGCCGACGCCCGCTGAGGGCGCAGCCCCGCCGGCCGAGGACCCGACCGCGTTCGAGTAG
- a CDS encoding DMT family transporter — protein MSRPSLAPEVGLLAVVLVWGVNFAIIKVPLEVAPPFTVNLLRFGVSFAVLGGLHLRQCHVRGVPTTVTFVAGGPAVVGLGLLGILLYQAGFILGIDRVSASTGALVIASSPGWTSLTAHLLRHERLLALGWVGIVVSLLGVGLVIAGNPGAAFEGDGSGLALMLFAALAWGVYTALARPLLQRGATAVGLTFWGIVVSAPGLVALAIPEFGGVDWRAFGPAEIAALVFSGGLSTGLAYAIWNHSVLRAGASRTAAFSNLVPVVGVIAGIVLRGETVTWPQAVGGGLVVVGVIVVRRLGVAPLVSAEATEAADRAVHAS, from the coding sequence GTGTCGCGTCCGTCGCTCGCCCCCGAGGTCGGCCTGCTGGCCGTGGTCCTGGTGTGGGGAGTCAACTTCGCGATCATTAAAGTACCACTCGAGGTCGCCCCGCCCTTCACGGTCAACCTGCTCCGGTTCGGCGTGTCGTTCGCGGTGCTCGGAGGGCTTCATCTCCGCCAGTGCCACGTCCGGGGGGTCCCGACGACCGTGACCTTCGTCGCCGGTGGGCCAGCGGTGGTCGGCCTCGGGCTCCTCGGGATCCTCCTCTACCAGGCAGGTTTCATCCTCGGAATCGACCGCGTCTCGGCGAGCACGGGGGCCCTCGTCATCGCGTCGAGCCCCGGATGGACGTCCCTCACGGCGCACCTGCTTCGGCACGAACGGCTCCTTGCGCTCGGCTGGGTCGGGATTGTCGTCAGCCTGCTCGGCGTGGGGCTCGTGATCGCGGGCAACCCCGGCGCGGCGTTCGAGGGCGACGGGTCCGGCCTGGCCCTCATGCTGTTCGCGGCGCTCGCGTGGGGCGTCTACACGGCGCTCGCCCGACCGCTCCTGCAACGCGGGGCCACGGCGGTCGGCCTCACGTTCTGGGGCATTGTCGTGTCGGCCCCGGGCCTCGTCGCCCTCGCCATCCCGGAGTTCGGTGGCGTCGACTGGCGGGCGTTCGGCCCGGCCGAGATCGCGGCCCTCGTGTTCTCCGGCGGCCTCTCGACCGGCCTCGCGTACGCGATCTGGAACCACTCGGTGCTCCGCGCCGGCGCGTCGCGGACGGCGGCGTTCTCGAACCTCGTCCCGGTCGTCGGCGTGATTGCCGGCATCGTGCTCCGGGGCGAGACGGTGACGTGGCCCCAGGCGGTGGGCGGGGGGCTCGTCGTGGTCGGCGTCATCGTAGTTCGTCGCCTCGGCGTGGCGCCACTGGTCTCGGCTGAAGCGACTGAAGCAGCCGACCGTGCGGTCCACGCGTCGTAG
- a CDS encoding CsgG/HfaB family protein has protein sequence MRLVLLGLVLAALSGCTARYLQPFEVESPRTAAPRTAVTDILESVPTPADPVVVAVYRFRDQTGQYRALANVSTFSTSVTQGATSILMRALEDSQFFVPIEREGLSNLLNERQIISSTRQQYSGPEGEGLGPLPPLLYAGVLLEGGIIGYDSNLITGGAGVRLLGAGGSGEFRQDQITVYLRAVSVQTGRVLKTVHTTKTIVSQKLDGGVFQFVDTQTLLESEVGYSTNEPPVLAVTAAIEEAVVSLVVEGARDGLWAFQGPNDSNTRDFLSAYDARVTADARRDVFDREPLDREREAVAIGLGAGLGQIESDYAGPSPQPVGSLTIDFPVLGGASFGVRGEGGLIDVNDEAVFFGAASALLRTRLLPSAQTTPTLSFGLGALFAPDVPNVTGPFIYGSALAGIESRLSPSVGLFVEGGVDYPFREGLDGLKGSGGINDNIWIGRGGFVFYTSF, from the coding sequence GTGCGTCTTGTCCTCCTCGGCCTCGTCTTGGCCGCCCTCTCCGGCTGCACCGCCCGCTACCTCCAGCCGTTCGAGGTGGAGTCGCCGAGGACCGCCGCGCCGCGGACGGCCGTCACCGACATCCTCGAATCGGTCCCCACTCCGGCCGACCCCGTCGTCGTGGCGGTCTATCGGTTCCGAGACCAGACCGGCCAGTACCGCGCGCTCGCCAACGTCTCGACCTTCTCCACCTCGGTGACGCAGGGGGCCACGAGCATTCTCATGCGCGCGTTGGAGGACTCCCAGTTCTTCGTCCCGATCGAGCGGGAGGGCCTGTCCAACCTCCTCAACGAGCGGCAGATTATCTCCTCGACGCGGCAGCAGTACTCGGGTCCCGAGGGCGAGGGGCTCGGGCCGCTCCCGCCGCTTCTCTACGCGGGCGTGCTCCTCGAGGGCGGGATCATCGGGTACGACTCGAACCTCATCACGGGCGGCGCCGGCGTGCGCCTGCTCGGCGCGGGCGGTAGCGGCGAGTTCCGTCAGGATCAGATCACGGTGTACCTCCGTGCCGTCTCGGTCCAGACCGGTCGCGTGCTCAAGACGGTCCACACGACCAAAACGATCGTCTCCCAGAAACTGGATGGCGGCGTGTTCCAGTTCGTCGACACGCAGACGCTCCTCGAGTCCGAGGTCGGGTACTCGACCAACGAGCCGCCCGTCTTGGCGGTGACCGCAGCGATCGAGGAAGCCGTCGTGTCGCTGGTGGTCGAGGGGGCTCGCGACGGGCTGTGGGCCTTCCAGGGTCCCAACGACTCAAACACCCGCGACTTCTTGTCGGCCTACGACGCCCGGGTCACAGCCGATGCTCGGCGTGACGTGTTTGACCGCGAGCCCTTGGACCGCGAGCGCGAGGCGGTCGCGATCGGGCTCGGCGCTGGCCTTGGCCAGATCGAGAGCGACTACGCCGGTCCCAGCCCCCAGCCCGTCGGCTCGCTCACCATCGATTTCCCCGTCCTGGGCGGCGCCTCGTTCGGCGTCCGCGGGGAGGGCGGGCTCATTGACGTGAACGACGAGGCCGTCTTCTTCGGCGCGGCCTCAGCCCTCCTTCGGACCCGCCTCCTCCCTTCCGCCCAGACCACGCCGACCCTCTCATTCGGGCTCGGCGCTCTGTTCGCCCCCGACGTCCCGAACGTCACTGGCCCGTTCATCTACGGCTCAGCATTGGCCGGGATCGAATCGCGGCTCTCCCCAAGCGTTGGCCTGTTCGTGGAGGGCGGCGTCGATTACCCCTTCAGGGAAGGCCTCGACGGCCTCAAGGGCTCCGGTGGGATCAACGACAACATCTGGATCGGCCGTGGAGGATTCGTCTTCTATACGTCGTTCTGA
- a CDS encoding MerR family transcriptional regulator, whose translation MASGIRKLYYSIREVSEMTGLKPHVLRYWESEFPDLQPKKNRAGNRAYTEPDIELVRRIQHLVHEEKYTLEGARQVLERDAEGEAVTREALAELPRESLEDLRAFLADVLRRL comes from the coding sequence ATGGCGTCCGGCATCCGCAAGCTGTATTACTCCATCCGCGAGGTGAGCGAGATGACGGGCCTCAAGCCCCACGTCCTCCGCTACTGGGAGAGCGAGTTCCCCGACCTCCAGCCCAAGAAGAACCGGGCCGGCAACCGGGCCTACACCGAGCCGGACATCGAGCTCGTCCGGCGCATCCAGCACCTCGTCCACGAAGAGAAGTACACGCTCGAGGGCGCCCGCCAAGTGCTCGAGCGCGATGCCGAGGGGGAGGCGGTCACCCGCGAGGCCCTGGCCGAGCTGCCGCGGGAGTCGCTGGAAGACCTGCGTGCGTTTTTGGCGGACGTGTTGCGACGCCTTTGA
- a CDS encoding beta strand repeat-containing protein, which translates to MRILLTLALAVGLTAAVSAQNTSSTTQTGTGHTSNINQVGANDATVVQAGMDNVSDINQDGSNIALVDQDGSNETADIDQIGAGNEAEALLGTFTSGSDGNDAVIVQDGDGNYGLVFNDGTNNDATITQTGNDNEAGVIAGLVVADADNVATTTQTGDSNSSLVFQAGLRNTSSINQTGNGNTADADQGGEDNIATTDQTGDGNSASANQGGLTNNSDIDQDGNGNSATTLLATFFGANNDAIVDQDGDDHSAFVFNDGENNDAFITQTGTNNDATVIAGFASTDANSVAEIDQSNTGNTATVFQGGESQYADVNQGGDSDTATVDQSGDSNEAYVDQGATFSPNSNSDATITQTGSTGVAIIFQGGPGDLMTSDITQGGGADNFAVSDQYGAGHSASQTQDGGDNYSEVLQFGGSDNTATVSQTGDLNFSAVFDSGSTNTADVTQNGTSNAANVNLATSGNSATATQTGSLNVVDHDMGTIFGSGNDVTSTQTGSENYARAFNDGTNNDASMTQQGNDNFAYVIAGFALSDADNFALFHQKGDGNTADVLQTGSDNVAHVRQFGDGNTTTVTQSGSGNTARERTATGVDNTVAFTQSGSDNFARWRVWGDNNDVDINQVTSGNTVSLDGRGSAPTAPVVGVDGNIIDVDQIGGDGNYIDGFFVDGSSGNTITILQDGTGNSVVGGTNGYGLWMVGDGNSLTITQTGNGHTADHTALGDGNTTVITQN; encoded by the coding sequence ATGCGCATCCTACTCACTCTCGCACTCGCCGTCGGCTTGACCGCCGCGGTTAGTGCGCAGAATACCTCGTCTACGACGCAGACTGGCACGGGCCACACGTCGAACATCAACCAGGTTGGGGCCAACGATGCCACCGTCGTCCAGGCCGGCATGGACAACGTCTCCGACATCAACCAGGACGGCTCGAACATCGCCTTGGTCGACCAGGACGGCTCCAATGAGACCGCCGACATCGACCAGATCGGCGCCGGCAACGAGGCCGAGGCCCTCCTCGGCACGTTCACCTCTGGCAGCGACGGCAACGACGCCGTCATCGTCCAGGACGGCGATGGCAACTACGGCCTCGTGTTCAACGACGGGACCAACAACGACGCTACCATCACGCAGACCGGCAACGACAACGAGGCCGGAGTGATCGCTGGCCTCGTCGTCGCCGACGCTGACAACGTGGCGACGACAACCCAGACCGGCGACAGCAACAGCTCGCTCGTCTTCCAGGCCGGACTCCGCAACACGTCGAGCATCAACCAGACGGGCAACGGCAACACGGCCGACGCCGATCAAGGTGGGGAGGACAACATCGCCACGACCGACCAGACTGGCGATGGGAACTCGGCCAGCGCCAACCAGGGCGGCCTGACTAACAACTCGGACATCGACCAGGACGGCAACGGGAACAGCGCGACGACGCTTCTCGCGACATTCTTCGGCGCCAACAACGACGCCATCGTGGACCAAGACGGCGACGACCACTCGGCGTTCGTCTTCAACGACGGTGAGAACAACGACGCCTTCATCACGCAGACGGGCACGAACAACGACGCGACGGTGATCGCCGGCTTTGCCTCAACCGACGCCAACAGCGTCGCCGAGATCGACCAGTCGAACACGGGCAACACCGCGACGGTCTTCCAGGGCGGCGAGAGCCAGTATGCCGACGTCAACCAGGGGGGCGACTCCGACACGGCCACCGTCGATCAGTCCGGCGACAGCAATGAGGCCTACGTCGACCAGGGCGCGACCTTCTCGCCGAACAGCAACAGCGACGCCACGATCACCCAGACGGGCTCGACCGGCGTCGCCATCATCTTCCAGGGTGGCCCCGGCGACCTCATGACCAGCGACATCACGCAAGGTGGCGGCGCGGACAACTTCGCGGTCTCCGACCAGTACGGCGCGGGCCACTCGGCCAGCCAGACGCAGGACGGTGGCGACAACTACTCGGAGGTTCTCCAGTTCGGCGGCTCCGACAACACGGCGACGGTCTCGCAGACCGGCGACCTCAACTTCTCGGCGGTCTTCGACTCCGGTTCGACCAACACGGCGGACGTGACCCAGAACGGCACCTCCAACGCCGCGAACGTCAACCTCGCCACCTCGGGCAACAGCGCGACGGCGACTCAGACGGGCAGCCTCAACGTGGTCGACCACGACATGGGCACCATCTTCGGGAGCGGCAACGACGTGACCTCCACGCAGACCGGCTCCGAGAACTACGCCCGTGCGTTCAACGACGGCACGAACAACGACGCGTCGATGACCCAGCAGGGCAACGACAACTTCGCCTACGTCATCGCTGGCTTCGCCCTCAGCGACGCCGACAACTTCGCGCTCTTCCACCAGAAGGGCGACGGCAACACCGCCGACGTCCTCCAGACGGGGAGCGACAACGTCGCCCACGTCCGCCAGTTCGGCGACGGCAACACGACCACCGTCACCCAATCCGGCTCGGGCAACACCGCCCGTGAGCGGACGGCCACTGGCGTCGACAACACCGTCGCGTTCACGCAGAGCGGCTCGGACAACTTCGCCCGCTGGCGCGTCTGGGGCGACAACAACGACGTCGACATCAACCAGGTCACGTCGGGCAACACCGTCAGCCTCGACGGCCGTGGCAGCGCGCCCACAGCGCCGGTCGTCGGCGTCGACGGCAACATCATCGACGTCGATCAGATCGGTGGCGACGGCAACTACATCGACGGGTTCTTCGTCGATGGGTCCTCGGGCAACACGATCACGATCCTGCAGGACGGGACCGGCAACTCGGTCGTCGGCGGGACGAACGGCTACGGCCTCTGGATGGTCGGCGACGGCAACAGCCTCACGATCACGCAGACCGGCAACGGCCACACGGCCGATCACACGGCGCTCGGCGACGGCAACACGACCGTCATCACGCAGAACTAG
- a CDS encoding carboxypeptidase-like regulatory domain-containing protein: MPARFFALLVLVAVTLTACKDGLVEPERFGTVQGIVQDFETGAPIVGASITTSPATSSITTNQDGGFSFDDIMTGSYTISASRNGYDSGTTTVSVREDRVTQATVFLRPDTDGGPDVLFGAEVLNFTNETFTADSSFVTVEYRALNNGNDVVDAYEVYFRIDTDRGPFYQEIGGTDLGAGEQDVGSFRKRLLGAVAQVVVVEDTNIDVEETTTGGTTR, encoded by the coding sequence ATGCCCGCCCGTTTTTTCGCGCTCCTCGTTCTCGTCGCCGTCACCCTGACGGCTTGTAAAGACGGCCTCGTCGAGCCCGAGCGCTTCGGGACGGTGCAGGGGATCGTCCAGGACTTCGAAACGGGCGCGCCGATCGTGGGCGCCAGCATCACGACCAGTCCCGCGACCAGCTCCATCACCACAAATCAGGACGGCGGCTTCTCGTTTGACGACATCATGACGGGGTCGTACACGATCTCGGCGTCGCGCAACGGGTACGACTCGGGGACCACGACGGTCTCGGTTCGAGAGGACCGTGTGACGCAGGCGACGGTCTTCCTACGCCCCGACACCGACGGGGGGCCGGACGTCCTCTTCGGCGCCGAGGTCCTCAACTTCACGAATGAGACGTTTACGGCCGACAGCTCGTTTGTGACCGTCGAGTACCGCGCGCTCAACAACGGCAACGACGTCGTCGACGCGTACGAGGTGTACTTCCGCATCGACACGGACCGCGGGCCATTCTATCAGGAGATCGGGGGGACCGACCTCGGCGCGGGTGAACAGGACGTCGGGTCGTTCCGGAAGCGACTGCTCGGCGCCGTCGCCCAGGTCGTCGTGGTTGAGGACACGAACATTGACGTCGAGGAGACGACCACGGGCGGCACGACGCGCTAG